GCGCCGCCAGCACCGTCGAGCGGTCGCCGAGGCGCCGCGCGAGCTCCGCGAGGAGGCGCGACTTGCCGAGCCCCGGCGAGCCGAGGATCACGGCCAGCCGCGCGCCCGGCGCGGCGACCGCCGCCTCGTAGACGGCCAGCAGCCGTCCGAGCTCGTCGTCGCGTCCGACGAACGCGGTCGCCGCCACGCCCGCCGGCCGCTCGAGCGAGACGACGCGATACGCCGTCACGCCCTCGGCGCGCCCCTTGAGCGCAAACGTCCCGACGCGCGCGAGCGTCACGAGATCGCCGACGAGCCGCTGCGTCGCTTCGCCGACGAGCACCTGGCCGTCCTGCGCCTCCTGCTGGAGCCGCGCCGCCACGTTCAGTGGATCGCCGATGCCGGCCGTGTACTCGTCGCTGACCACGACCTCGCCGGTGTTGACGGCGACCCGCAGGCCGACGGTGCCGAGCAGGGCCGCCTCGTCGCGCGCGAAGTCGCGGAACGCGTCCTGGATGGCGACCGCGGCACGGACCGCGCGGATGGCGTCGTCCTCGGCGACGCGCGGGACGCCGAAGGCGCACATGACACCGTCGCCCAGGAGCTGCACGACCGTCCCGCCGTGGGCTTCCACCGGCGCACGCACCGCCCGGTGATAGCGGTCCATGACGCGTCTCACGGACTCGGGATCGAGCCTCTCGTGGAGTGCCGTCGAGCCGATGAGGTCGGCGAAGACGATCGTCACGACCTTGCGGACCTCGGTCGGTCCCGCGGGTCGGGCGGCGAGCGAGGCCCCGCACGAGTCGCAGAACTTCCGTCCCCCCGGGTTCGCCGCGCCGCAGCTCGGGCACGCGACGGGCTTCACGAGCGGCGCCGCGCACTCGCCGCAGAAGCGCGCGCCGTCGCGGTTCTCGGCGCCGCAGGCGGGGCAGGTCACGAGTGGACTTCCTTCCCCGCGCGGCCGTCTGCGCACGAGGTCCCTCCCGTTTCGGAACGTTGATCGAAGAATATTTTGGTCGGAGGCATCCCAGTCATCTGGTAACGGCCGCGTAAACACCGCACGCTGAAGCCCCGGTGGTTCCCAGCGAGCGGATTGCGCGGTCGATCGTGATCCTGAGAGGACGGAAGGTACTACTCGATGCCGACCTGGCGGTGCTGTACGGCGTTCGGACGAAAGCCCTCGTCCAAGCGATCAAACGGAACCCAGATCGCTTTCCCGCCGACTTCACGTTCCAGCTTACCGCCGAGGAGCTCGCTCGTTTGAGGTCACAGTCTGTGACCTCAAAGGCTCGGGGCGGCCGACGGTACCTTCCGCATGCCTTCACGGAGCAAGGTGTCGCGATGCTGTCGAGCGTGCTGCGGAGCCCGCGCGCGATCGCCGTGAACATCGAGATCATGCGCGTGTTCGTCACGCTGCGAGAGGCCATGGCTTCCCATGCCGGGCTGGCGCGCAAGCTCGACGAGCTGGAGCAGCGGTACGATGCGCAGTTCAAGGTCGTGTTCGATGCGATACGCGCGCTCATGATTCCGCCGCCGGCCGGCAAGCACGTCATGCGCTGCGCTCTCGGGGCGCGGGAGACGTCGCTTCCGGCGGCCCCTGCACGAGCTCCGCCCGCAGCGCCTCGCAACGCGCGAGCGCCGCGTCGAGGTCGTCGAGCTCGAAGAGCTCCACTGCGCGGGTGCGGCCATCCCGCTCGAGGATGACCTGCACGAAGAGGGACTCGAACGGCCCGCCGTCGCTCGAGGTGCCGAGGGTATGGCCCACGGCGACGGAGCAAGGCGGGTCGATGGCGACGAAGTAGAGAGGCTCGATGATCGCGTCGGACGACTGCTCGAACAGCGTGGCGAGCCAGGCGAGGTAGGCCTCCGGGCCCTCGAGCCGGCCGGGCCCGGTGCGCCGGTGGTCGTAGTAGACGTAGTCGTCGGGTATCGCGGCTCGCATCCGATCGATGTCGTGGTCGAGGATTGCTCGACGCAGCTCGACTTGCGCGCTCGGTATCCACCGTCCGGCATCGCTGCGGGCATAGCGTTCGAACAGCTCCTTGCCGGCGGCGCGGCGGTCGTCGGGGTCGAAGCTGACGACGGCGACGATACGGCCTTCGGCGTCGACCTCGGTGATGGACAGGTTGTCCATCTCGAACGGCACCCGGTGATCGGCCCCTATCCACCGGACGTGCTCGAGCATGAGGCGGTCGCCGGCGGTGGCGAGGAGGGTACGCTCGATTCGGGTTTCGGCCCCGCCGATCAGGCGGCCGCTCGCAATGAACATGTCGCGACCGCCGGTGGTGAGAACGCTCTTCCGTCGATCGTCGAACTCGAGCGTCGGCGCGCACACGGCGTCCTGCGCGTCCCAGTCGCGAGCTTCCAATGCCTGCGCATGCCGGTCGCTCGCCCGCGTCGCGGCGTTCGGCGGGATGCGCAGCGGATTGGGACGCAGCTCGGCGAAGCGCGCGAGTGCGGCGTCGACGTCCTCGGGCTCGAAGACTTCGTCGCGCGTGATGCGGCCGCGCTCCACGGTGAAGAGGGTGATGGTGCATATCTCGAAGACACCCCCGCCGTCGGCGAGCGTGCCGAACATCCGCCCAGCCCCCACGACCCCGTGGCGGTCGTACGCGAGTATGTGCACGGCGTCGAATTGGATGTCCGGAGCCAGGCCCCAGAGGATCGCTGCGTTGCCCACGAAGTCGCTCGCGCCCTCGATCCGGCCCACGCCTGTCCGACGGTGATTCTCGTAGACGACATCGTCCGAGAACGTGGCGCGAAGCCGAGCCGCGTCGTGGTCGTTGAACGCCTCGATGAGCTCGACGACCGATCTCACCGACGCTGCCGCCACCGGAGCGTCGGCGATCACGCGCGCGAGAGTCTCGCGCTGGGCCGTGCGCCAGTCGTCGGCGTCGAGCGCCGCGCCAAAGACGATCCGTCCACGCTCGTCGACCTCGATCAGCCCGAGGTACTCGATCTCGAACGGCCCTCCCGCTGGGAGCGTGCCCGTAGCGAGGACGCGTTCGAGCGCCACGCGCTCGCCCCCGGTCTTCACGAGTTGCCGCCGATAGACGACATCCGCCCCGGCCGTCCGTTGCCAGTCCTCGATCCACACGTCGAGGTCTCCAGAGAGCAGGACGTGACGGCGCCGGTCCTCGATCTTGGCGTCCGGCGCGAAGAGAGCGCGCATCGCCGCCCAGTCGCGCGCCTCGTATGCCGCCTGCACCCGATCCATCGTAGCGTTCGCCGCGTTCGGCCGTGCCAGGGCGGCAAGCGGATCGCGTGCTGGGCTCGCGCCGAGCTCCTCGAAGCGCGCCCGCGCGCGGTCGAGGTCCTCGACCTCGAACAGCTCCGCTGCGACGGGGCGCCCGTCACGGTTGAAGCCGACCTGCGCCCAGACGAACTCGAACGCACCGCCCTCGGCCAGGGTCCCGAACGTGTGGCCCACGGCGACGAAGCCATGCTCGCCCGTGGCGACGTAGTAGAAGGGTTCGATGATGGCGTCGGACGACTCCGCGAAGAGCGCGGCGAGCCACGCGAGGTAGGCGTCCCGGCCCTCGAGGCGACCCGGCCCGGTGCGCCGGTGGTCGTGGAAGACGAAATCGTCGGGGAGCGCGTCCCGGATACGATCGAGGTCGTGGTCGAGCACGCCACGACGGAAGTCGACCCCCATGGGCGGCATCCATCGCCCGGCGTCGCTGCGCGCGTAGCGCTCGAGCAGCTCCTTGCTCGCGGCCCGGCGGTCGTCGGGGTCGAAGGCGACGACCGCGACCGTCCGCCCCTCGGCGTCTACCTCATGGATCGAAAGGTTCTCGAGATCCCACTCCTGCCCCGGGACGCCTCCGGTCCAGTGGAGGTGCTCGAGCGTCAGGCGGTCACCGGCGGTCGCGAGCAACGTGGTCGACGCCCGTCCCCGCGCGGATTTGATCAGGCGACTGCTCGCGATGAACATGTCGCGACCGCCGGTGAGGAGGACCGCGCGGCGACGGTCGTCGAAGACCATCGTCGGCGCGCACAGGAGGGCGAAGGCCTTCATGTCATCCGCGGCGAGGGCTTCCTTGTGGCGATCG
This DNA window, taken from Candidatus Eisenbacteria bacterium, encodes the following:
- a CDS encoding adenylate/guanylate cyclase domain-containing protein, with product MTCPACGAENRDGARFCGECAAPLVKPVACPSCGAANPGGRKFCDSCGASLAARPAGPTEVRKVVTIVFADLIGSTALHERLDPESVRRVMDRYHRAVRAPVEAHGGTVVQLLGDGVMCAFGVPRVAEDDAIRAVRAAVAIQDAFRDFARDEAALLGTVGLRVAVNTGEVVVSDEYTAGIGDPLNVAARLQQEAQDGQVLVGEATQRLVGDLVTLARVGTFALKGRAEGVTAYRVVSLERPAGVAATAFVGRDDELGRLLAVYEAAVAAPGARLAVILGSPGLGKSRLLAELARRLGDRSTVLAA